The following coding sequences lie in one Daphnia pulex isolate KAP4 chromosome 1, ASM2113471v1 genomic window:
- the LOC124199625 gene encoding leucine-rich repeat extensin-like protein 5: MATLKSENLFKRDCDPDFIHKIVSWSQADVDKYLIKNGILGCGPALATNSIDGVAFLSLNYQSLTSWTIPIIKRSKIVALLNDLGSESYRKDVIVKAHISMRLQEAISNIDISRTPKEKSPGPIMTHSATIKPKAPRIAPTIPPKPGSLSKKPFVPPRNFQNGEPKRMDNIFFRDIAKENNVDNDESDYLVPISGGAEESIPEAINSRINSFNSSDGGSPFILISSDSFTDTDDEAHNSPIAANNSTFSTKKKKKVRKPGFIKHLLSKTSLLEERVSQDPLGTPPLPPVRNQDSSRWSSESSLSQSGSESQQTPPPQMLPFRKLCSQTATSMSSLAESHPPPTYPPPAVPPLPRGIAPFRRKSPAPRESSPFFGSRTASPCTIRSPRLPSTPQGSSPVQSPRSSNTSTDSDTPKYAWFFNVDRHQSESLLRNLEDGTFLIRPSKHGGDNAFFTLSLQYHHSVFHILIRKRSDGKLALGSEKEEENTFHSLNELVQFHFDEAMQLHSSKRPAGKTRLTKWPENNT; encoded by the exons ATGGCTACCCTTAAAAgtgaaaatcttttcaaaagagaTTGTGATCCAGATTTCATTCATAAAATCGTTTCATGGAGCCAAGCTGATGTGGATAAATATCTGATCAag AATGGAATACTTGGGTGTGGACCTGCACTGGCAACAAATTCTATTGATGGAGTGGCCTTTCTAAGTTTAAATTACCAGTCACTTACCAGCTGGACAATACCAATAATTAAACGTTCCAAGATAGTGGCATTGTTAAATGACCTGGGATCTGAGAGTTATCGAAAAGATGTTATAGTAAAGGCACACATTTCAATGCGGTTACAAGAAGCCATTTCAAATATTGACATTAGCCgaacaccaaaagaaaaatcccctGGACCAATAATGACACATTCAGCAACTATTAAGCCAA AAGCCCCTAGAATCGCACCGACTATACCACCTAAGCCTGGTTCTTTATCAAAAAAGCCATTTGTACCACCGAGAAACTTTCAAAATG GTGAACCAAAAAGGATGGATAACATTTTCTTCCGCGATAtcgcaaaagaaaataacgttGATAATGACGAATCCGATTATTTAGTTCCTATATCTGGCG GTGCTGAAGAGAGTATCCCAGAAGCTATTAACAGCCGTATTAACAGTTTCAATTCGTCAGATGGAGGATCTCCTTTTATATTGATTTCCTCTGATAGTTTTACTGACACCGATGACGAAGCCCATAATAGCCCAATCGCTGCAAACAATTCAACgttttccacaaaaaaaaagaaaaaggttcgCAAGCCGGGATTCATCAAACACTTGCTGTCAAAAACAAGTCTTTTGGAAGAAAGAGTATCACAAg ATCCACTCGGTACTCCGCCTCTTCCGCCCGTTCGAAATCAAGATTCGTCCCGATGGTCATCCGAATCGAGTCTCAGTCAATCAG GATCAGAGTCCCAGCAGACGCCACCACCGCAAATGCTGCCATTTCGTAAACTATGTTCACAGACCGCTACTTCCATGTCGAGTCTTG cCGAATCACATCCGCCACCAACATACCCACCACCAGCGGTGCCTCCTCTTCCCAGGGGAATTGCTCCTTTTCGTCGAAAGAGTCCGGCCCCGCGTGAATCAA GTCCTTTTTTCGGAAGTCGAACGGCATCACCGTGTACAATCCGAAGTCCTCGATTGCCGTCTACACCGCAAGGTAGCAGTCCTGTGCAAAGTCCTCGCAGTAGCAACACCTCGACAGATTCCGATACTCCTAAGTATGCCTGGTTCTTCAACGTGGATCGCCATCAATCCGAATCTTTATTAAGAAACT TGGAAGACGGAACGTTTCTCATCAGGCCATCTAAACACGGTGGAGATAATGCTTTCTTCACACTTAGCTTGCAGTATCATCACAGTGTTTTCCACATACTTATACGCAAAAGATCTGACGGGAAACTGGCGTTGGGTagcgaaaaggaagaagaaaac ACTTTCCATTCGTTGAATGAACTAGTCCAATTTCACTTTGATGAAGCAATGCAGTTACATAGTAGCAAACGCCCTGCCGGCAAGACCCGCCTTACCAAGTGGCCTGAAAACAACACATAA
- the LOC124199632 gene encoding QRFP-like peptide receptor isoform X2, translated as MGHTLQGQLLENGSVVIDGFGTISTDDYRSTVISAFYYLHEPSKLIVLSLYSVVFLLAAVCNLLVIVVIFRFQHLHSVTNYFLVNLSVADLLVTMICMPMAMSQNITVIWFYGLFMCKFVTYLQGVAASSSMFSILAMSIDRYFAIRHPIVFRQFFNKRVARCVILSIWVVASLVFIPVLVVQHEESITLHGENAELVICKVCKQRWEEDWNKITYSIFLFVATYVLPVLLVITAYIRMGCKLCTPSILMNNHDGGEIILNRDSRLLNCRRRVARTLLIIAIVFAVCWMPYNLTQLFLDTLEKEQLKEMDKTAPHLLMVHSFSLWLGHANSAINPLLYCLLSRNIRQSVANLFRPTGRNLRNSSEPVEMLRRRGPVSKKRPPIVKNGCSNLNRQKPDEPPSHQELHQVNENPPGRDLIVMNRLSPLTPPSIKKLMGSHSQSFITIALMPIKIVSFNKILQSHSNKPTALEAKSVGDNGEMEDLDSTPNNYYSL; from the exons ATGGGCCATACACTGCAGGGTCAGCTTCTCGAAAATGGATCGGTGGTGATTGATGGCTTCGGTACAATTTCAACGGATGACTACAGATCGACAGTGATCAGTGCATTTTATTACCTTCACGAGCCATCAAAACTGATAGTCCTTTCTCTCTACTCGgttgttttcttgttggcGGCAGTTTGCAACCTCCTCGTAATCGTCGTCATCTTTCGCTTCCAGCATCTTCACAG TGTCACCAACTATTTTCTGGTCAACTTGTCAGTGGCGGATCTTCTGGTGACGATGATTTGCATGCCAATGGCCATGTCGCAAAACATTACGGTGATTTGGTTCTACGGACTCTTCATGTGCAAGTTTGTGACCTATCTCCAAG GAGTTGCAGCCAGTTCCAGtatgttttctattttggcCATGAGCATAGATCG GTACTTTGCCATTCGTCATCCAATCGTCTTCCGACAATTCTTCAATAAGCGGGTGGCCCGTTGTGTCATTTTGTCCATTTGGGTGGTGGCCAGTCTCGTCTTCATACCAGTTCTGGTCGTCCAGCACGAAGAATCAATCACACTGCACGGCGAGAACGCCGAGCTGGTCATTTGCAAAGTCTGCAAGCAGAGATGGGAGGAAGACTGGAACAAGATAACCTACAGTATTTTCTTGTTCGTTGCTACCTACGTCCTGCCCGTCTTGCTCGTTATCACTGCTTATATTCGCATGGGATGCAAGCTGTGCACGCCCAGCATCCTGATGAACAACCACGACG GAGGCGAAATAATCTTAAACAGGGACTCCCGATTGCTAAATTGCCGCCGCCGGGTAGCTCGGACGCTTTTAATTATCGCCATCGTCTTTGCCGTTTGCTGGATGCCCTACAACCTGACTCAGCTCTTTCTCGACACTTTGGAGAAGGAACAGTTGAAGGAAATGGACAAAACTGCGCCCCACCTGTTGATG GTGCACTCTTTCAGTCTATGGCTGGGTCATGCTAATTCCGCAATCAATCCGCTGCTCTATTGCCTCCTTTCGCGCAACATCCGCCAGTCAGTTGCGAATCTCTTCCGCCCGACCGGCCGGAATCTTCGCAACAGTTCGGAGCCCGTGGAAATGTTGCGACGCCGAGGTCCCGtcagtaaaaa gCGACCGCCAATAGTTAAGAACGGATGTTCCAACTTGAACCGCCAAAAGCCTGATGAGCCCCCATCTCACCAAGAGCTGCATCAAGTCAATGAGAATCCGCCCGGACGAGATTTGATCGTCATGAATCGACTGTCACCTCTAACCCCGCCGTCGATTAAGAAATTAATGGGATCACATTCTCAGAGCTTCATCACCATAGCCCTGATGCCCATCAAAATAGTCTCCTTCAACAAGATCTTGCAGTCTCATTCGAATAAACCAACAG CACTCGAAGCCAAAAGTGTGGGAGATAACGGAGAAATGGAGGACCTGGATTCGACACCGAATAACTACTACTCGCTTTGA
- the LOC124199632 gene encoding QRFP-like peptide receptor isoform X1 — translation MGHTLQGQLLENGSVVIDGFGTISTDDYRSTVISAFYYLHEPSKLIVLSLYSVVFLLAAVCNLLVIVVIFRFQHLHSVTNYFLVNLSVADLLVTMICMPMAMSQNITVIWFYGLFMCKFVTYLQGVAASSSMFSILAMSIDRYFAIRHPIVFRQFFNKRVARCVILSIWVVASLVFIPVLVVQHEESITLHGENAELVICKVCKQRWEEDWNKITYSIFLFVATYVLPVLLVITAYIRMGCKLCTPSILMNNHDGGEIILNRDSRLLNCRRRVARTLLIIAIVFAVCWMPYNLTQLFLDTLEKEQLKEMDKTAPHLLMVHSFSLWLGHANSAINPLLYCLLSRNIRQSVANLFRPTGRNLRNSSEPVEMLRRRGPVSKKRPPIVKNGCSNLNRQKPDEPPSHQELHQVNENPPGRDLIVMNRLSPLTPPSIKKLMGSHSQSFITIALMPIKIVSFNKILQSHSNKPTAALEAKSVGDNGEMEDLDSTPNNYYSL, via the exons ATGGGCCATACACTGCAGGGTCAGCTTCTCGAAAATGGATCGGTGGTGATTGATGGCTTCGGTACAATTTCAACGGATGACTACAGATCGACAGTGATCAGTGCATTTTATTACCTTCACGAGCCATCAAAACTGATAGTCCTTTCTCTCTACTCGgttgttttcttgttggcGGCAGTTTGCAACCTCCTCGTAATCGTCGTCATCTTTCGCTTCCAGCATCTTCACAG TGTCACCAACTATTTTCTGGTCAACTTGTCAGTGGCGGATCTTCTGGTGACGATGATTTGCATGCCAATGGCCATGTCGCAAAACATTACGGTGATTTGGTTCTACGGACTCTTCATGTGCAAGTTTGTGACCTATCTCCAAG GAGTTGCAGCCAGTTCCAGtatgttttctattttggcCATGAGCATAGATCG GTACTTTGCCATTCGTCATCCAATCGTCTTCCGACAATTCTTCAATAAGCGGGTGGCCCGTTGTGTCATTTTGTCCATTTGGGTGGTGGCCAGTCTCGTCTTCATACCAGTTCTGGTCGTCCAGCACGAAGAATCAATCACACTGCACGGCGAGAACGCCGAGCTGGTCATTTGCAAAGTCTGCAAGCAGAGATGGGAGGAAGACTGGAACAAGATAACCTACAGTATTTTCTTGTTCGTTGCTACCTACGTCCTGCCCGTCTTGCTCGTTATCACTGCTTATATTCGCATGGGATGCAAGCTGTGCACGCCCAGCATCCTGATGAACAACCACGACG GAGGCGAAATAATCTTAAACAGGGACTCCCGATTGCTAAATTGCCGCCGCCGGGTAGCTCGGACGCTTTTAATTATCGCCATCGTCTTTGCCGTTTGCTGGATGCCCTACAACCTGACTCAGCTCTTTCTCGACACTTTGGAGAAGGAACAGTTGAAGGAAATGGACAAAACTGCGCCCCACCTGTTGATG GTGCACTCTTTCAGTCTATGGCTGGGTCATGCTAATTCCGCAATCAATCCGCTGCTCTATTGCCTCCTTTCGCGCAACATCCGCCAGTCAGTTGCGAATCTCTTCCGCCCGACCGGCCGGAATCTTCGCAACAGTTCGGAGCCCGTGGAAATGTTGCGACGCCGAGGTCCCGtcagtaaaaa gCGACCGCCAATAGTTAAGAACGGATGTTCCAACTTGAACCGCCAAAAGCCTGATGAGCCCCCATCTCACCAAGAGCTGCATCAAGTCAATGAGAATCCGCCCGGACGAGATTTGATCGTCATGAATCGACTGTCACCTCTAACCCCGCCGTCGATTAAGAAATTAATGGGATCACATTCTCAGAGCTTCATCACCATAGCCCTGATGCCCATCAAAATAGTCTCCTTCAACAAGATCTTGCAGTCTCATTCGAATAAACCAACAG CAGCACTCGAAGCCAAAAGTGTGGGAGATAACGGAGAAATGGAGGACCTGGATTCGACACCGAATAACTACTACTCGCTTTGA